The DNA region TCAGGTTAATGAGTTTTGGGGCACTTGAACATATTTTTTCTGAATAACTCTTGAATATATTTTTCGTAATGAGTATATGGATGGTGAAGAGAATGATGgctaaactttctttttttttaacgaTCATGAATCAATGATGATCTTAACTATTCTTGACTAGGCTATGATTTCATCTCGTATCAGGGTTGACCTACCGTGAACTGAAATAAGTAGTTTTTGTTCAAACCATAACTTAGAAATACTAATGGAACAAATCTATGAATAGAAAGATTCAAGTTACACTTTGTAGAAATACTAACGAAAAAAAACCCTGTAAATCATACTATTCAAGTTGTACTTTGTAATGAGGTTACCAGTTCTATCTCTTCTCACTCTAAACTTGTGAAAATGCAGCATCGTTTTTGCGCACCACATTATAAGTGGCAAATATTTACAATCACATGAAACCAAAGAATTCTGAATCAGACTGAAGCAAATAGGAAGAcgaatatcataaaacaaactaaaggatTTGAAACTTGGAAGTGCAGAGATTAGGCCCATTCACTTCTCACTTTTTAGAAGAAAAGACCCATCTCTCATCAGTTTTGCACTTAGGCTGTTGAACCTCTCCCTTGAGTACTGCCGTGAAGCTTTCCTCCAATCTGTACCTGCCTTCATCATCGCGGCAAACTCTTCGTAACTTATTTTCCCATCCTGAGATTTAGGGAAAAGGACAATTTTAATAAGAGGAATGTTTTCCCATCTACAATCCAGCTAGAAAAGTTTGTGAATTTCAACACCTATCCCACAAGAAAATCAGAAAGTCCTTTATATCTACGTTTTTTTCTGATgcataagaatatttttaaaacactATACTGGTATCATGCCTGAATTTGTAACACTCTACAAGGGTGCTTTATATATTTGTAGGTATAGGAGCCGAAACAGAATTGAAATAGAAAGGTAGGAAAATTTATATCTAGCCAAACTGTTGGTAACTAACCTTGTCTGTGTCTACATCACGAATAATGGCGTTGATGACTTCTTCGTGGTTCAAACCTAAGTCATCCGACAAGCAACTTTTGAGCTCTTCAATTTCAATGTATCCACTCTTATTTTTATCAAAGTATCCAAAAGCTCTCTGCAGGTGCTCATCATTTCCAATCTTTCTGAGGTGAATGGAGACGGCAACAAACTCTCCGTAGTCCAGGAAACCATTTCCATCAGTATCAGCCTGTCATGAGGAAGGCAAATAAGTCCATAGCAGAAAAGTATTTTTCGTGTAACAGACTTGCATTTATTGGTAACTACAAACTTGTAGTTGCTCGCTGTTCATTCTTTCTTAATTCATTGTTAAACTGATCAAGAAAACTAAGATGATCACACTCATGAAGTCACATGTCATTTCGTGAGATCCAAATGAAACAAGTTACTCATGCATCAAAAGTATAAAGAAGCCTGAATCTTAGCCCTAATTTTCGGAGGATACTTATGGCATAGTCAGTGGGGTAATGGGGTGGTTTGgagatttcctttgctatttttAGTCTGCTCTAACCAAGATATTAAGTTTAGCCAGCTGAATTTGTCAGCATCCACTCTTTGGATCTTGTTTGGTCAGCAACTCTTGATGAATTCCTTGATGGATCTAGTAGCTTTGATTGGCAGGTTAGCTAATGAAGGGGAGAAGTTGAATTGGGGATGGGAACCAGGTGGAGTATTTTCTATAAGGTCAGTATTTCCTCAGTGGCGTATCTTGTGTGGAACTTTTATTTCGTTAACAAAGTGAAAATGATGATTTGGCTCCTCCTGCATAACGAGTGAGGGTGCCAGCTAGCTGCAACCTTGGTTCTATTTACTCCATATATGCGTCAGCCTTGGCTCGATTTACTCTATACATGGAGAGTGAGGGTGCAAGCTAGCTGACCTTGCTTCTCACCACCAAGAGTTTCTTGGGTTGTGGCTTGAATTTGTGCCTAATTCTTTGTGTTTGTTATCCATTGTCACCTCATAATTGTGTAATGCCAATGGAAATGGTGTGATTGCCATAACCCAcagttaattttcttttattaaaaaaaaagattgcaTCTTCAGCAATAACTTACTGCTTCCAATAATGCTTTGACATCTGAATCAGCAACCTGGTGTCCGAGCTTGCGCAAACCATACTTTAACTCATCAAAATTTATCTGCCCTTTTTTGTTGATATCCATATTCTCAAACATTTCCTTTATGTCGGCAATCTCCTCCACAGACAAGTGTTCAGCTATCACCTGCATTAATGTAGTTTTAGAATGATCATAATAATACTAGGTGTGTCTTGGAATAATCAGCTGGACAAATGTCAAGCATTGACACAGAAAGAGTCTTTCATGAAAGAAAATATTCTCACCCTAAGagctttctttttaaatttattcatcACCGAAAATTGCTGGAGTCTTGCTCTAACAGTTTCACCAAGATTTACATTGGGTGCCTTATTGGCATTCTGCAGCCAAGGATGATCTGTAATGTGAATCATGAGGGTAATGTTGAGAATACAGAAGATACAATACAGTATTAAGGCAAAGGTATTAGCAGATATTGCAATATACTGATAAAACAATGTTCAGAGGAACAGAGAATCAATTTGCACAACATGCTTGAGAAAAAGACAATTAAATCATAGGACTAACAGAACTCTTGGTTTTCTGTCATCAAATTAATTTCTCTACATTGTATGAAGCTCAAGGAAAAATTAGCTTTCAAAAGTATTATTTTGGGCTTTTAAAAATGCAGAATATTTAATTTAGTAGAGCATGAATTTGAGTCAGTTAAAAGTCACAAGACATAGCAACAAATTGGAAATTAAGACTTACCAAGCACTTGTTGAGCTGTCAAACGTGTCTTAGGATTTGGGTCAAGCATCCGCCTCACAAGGTCTTTAGCATTAGCAGAAACCTTAGGCCAtggttctcttttaaaatcaatgGCACTGCGAATGATTGCCTGTGCAATGCCTTGTTCCGTTTCTGCACAATCATTATACATTAAAGTAAGAGATGCCTCTTGGAAAATCTTACAGATTTAGTAGAATTCATCAATTATAATAAACTGAAGCATCTAGCCCATATAGCATCAAACTAAGAAGTACAGTGTTCCACTAACAAAATCTACCTGCCCAAAATGGTGGTACACCACAAAGCAAAATGTAAAGTATCACTCCTGCACTCCAGACATCAATTTCCGGGCCATACTTCCGTTTTAAGACCTCCGGGGCCATGTAGTAAGGACTGCCAACTATCTCGTTGAAGCATTGACCTTTCCAACAAAATGATAATTAGAATAATTAGATTATTAATGTAATAGGATGAGTAAATGCCAATTTATTTACTACCCTGGAAAATGAATCAGTTGTAGCTCAGGGGTTTAATGATTTAAATTTAGAACTGGAAGCCAAGATGGTATAAAAGGTCATCATTTCAAATTGTAAATTACCTGGACTAAAAAATATAGACAACCCGAAATCAATTGCTTTTAAAGGGGCATTTTCCTTTTTGTTTCCAAACAAGAAATTCTCAGGCTTGAGGTCTCGGTGAATCACTCCTTGCTTGTGGCAATTCTGCAGTGACATGGAATGACATAAATAAATTGCAGACTGAAAACAGACTGCAGCAACATTGCAATtcaagtcatttattaaaatacACAGCATAATCAAGTCACAATTCCAAATCCAGCTTGAACAGACATAGAATCACATTTAACTTgaccaaataaaattaatataagttTTGATTTACTCTCATACAAAGAGTAGGACTAATTAGCAACATAATTACTGCAAAAAGGAGGAAATCAAAATGTACCCTGAATTCTTCAAAACATACATTTGAAAAAATAAGTTAGCAAATCAAATGTACTCTTATCTTACTTTATAAATGCTTGAATGAACTACACTGTTCACTCCAAcatttttcaaaaaggaaaaaaaaatggacAGAGACGAAGCCATGTAATACAACATTAAGTAACTTAACAAATCTTAAATTAGTCTGCCAACAGATTAAGTAAATCCAATGTAATAATGAAAGCTTTTGGCAAGAGATGCTCACTATGTAAACTGATCTAAATGGTAATGGTTCAGAAATCAGAGAAGGCAGTTTTTTaacatatattaatttattttaaaacttttaacacAATTCTTGAAACTCTTAAATACACATAATTCTTGAAAGAAGACGATTGATCTCCATGCATTAGCTAATCAAAGACAAATGGACTGATGACAGGAGAATAACCATGTTGAATAAGAAACGCAAGCATTAGATTCTGCAAGGAGTAGTACCTGAACCACTTCTATAATAGTTTTGATGACCATGGCAGCAGCCCGCTCGGTGAAGTGGCCCTTTGCAACAATCCGATCAAACAATTCGCCTCCTTCACAGAGCTCCATGACGATGTGCACTGCATCAGAATCCTCATAGGTATCCTTGAGCTTCACTATATTGGGGTGCTCCTGCAAATGCTTCATGATCTCGACCTCCCTCCGGACGTCCTCGATATCGATCGCAGTCCGCAGCTTCTTCTTGGAGATGGACTTGCAAGCGAAATGCTCCCCTGTCTGCCTGTCTGTGCATAGGTATGTCACGCCGAACTCCCCACGACCAAGCTCTCGGCCGAGGTCGTACCGGCTCTTGATGTCGCGGCCGGTGGGGTGCTTGAGGACTTCGAGGCCGGGCCTGTGTTGGGATTCTCGGTTGGGATTAATCGCGTAGGGGTTCGGCTTCTTTCTCTGAACCTCGCTAGTGCTGTCCAAAACGGCGGGGGTGGCGCAACAATTACCCATAGGATTTTACAGAGATTTCAACAAAGATCCAACCTTTCGTCTTCCTCAGACTAATCCAATAAGATCGACTCCTTTTCCCTAAAACAAGACAATCACACAAAAGGTGGCAGAAGCTTTAAAAAATGAAATCTTTTCGCGCAAGTTACCACAAACTTCCCAAAATTCGAAATTTTCTGGAAGATCAAAGCTACTGCTCCCTTTCAAAACCCTACTCCTCAACCATTTGGTTACCTCCAAATCGGAACTCGTAACTCAAAGCTCCTCCCACTCTCTTGTGCTGTATGATTGCACCTACTCCTCGCAATAAGAACTGCGGCAAAAGAAGCGCTTTAATGGAGGCAGACGCGTGCAAGAAAGTACCACGAAGCCACGATTTGATCCCCGGGTTCTAAAAATCATGGGTCAGAGGGGTAGACAAGCCGGCACTAGTCGGGATGGATCCTAACTTGGAAGGCAAGGAAGAAAGAGGAAGGAAGGGAGGTGGAATCCGCCATGGCGCTGGTCAAAAAATTCTCCGCTGCGTTCTTCCGGTTTCGCCGACGAATGTGAAACGAATCCGGCGCATACATCCAATTCCCTTTGTCGGTcaaaccaaaataaataaataaaatatttagtgCAAGAACCCTCACTGTTGAAATTATGTTTCGCCCCTCGTACTTTTATGGATGTACTCTGGCCTACCCTGACTTGGTCAAGTCAAGCATGCTGAAACTAGTAGTGCTAACGTGTTCCTTATTTTCTTAAACCCCaattcaaattatatttttgattttttaatttatttttatcataGCTAAGACTCCCGCAAAATAAATGCTATTTGTATTTCAATGAtataaaatacaaaatatatcctTCGTGGGCAGCCACCACAGATGacactaaaaattttaaactgaaaaaaaaattagatacatAGGATGATctgtatatataattttaatgagGAATGATTCTCGCAGCGAACTCGGTCAGCGAAAACTCATCGCGACCAAGTTGGCTGCTTGCGTGGCGATGCCCACCTCAGCGCGAAGCCCGTGCCCTAACTTTTTCTCCTCCCCCTTTCTCTTGCGCGAAGCCCGTCGCATCCTCTCCTGCACTAACtcagctcctcctccttcctctttcgCGATTCTCCTTCGCGAAGCTCCCGAGCCGCTTCTGAGTTCCCTTTCGAGAAGAGAGAAGCGAAGCCCATCGCTTCCTCCCCTGCCCTAACTcaattcctcctcctcctccctctttCGCGAGCGTTTCTGAGTTCCCCTTCGAGAAGAGAGAAGCGAAGTACGTCCCCTTCGCGCCCTAACTTCTTCGGCCACAGCCTCGCGTTCTCCTTCCTCTTACTCCCAGtgagttttctttcttttttttcacaGTTCACGTTTTTGCTCCATTTGCATGCCCtaactcctccttcttcttccctcttcCTTAGCACCAGCAGACAAGGAGCAATTTGAGTTTGAGCACCAACCAGCAAGTTATAGCACATCAAGTTTTGTGTGAAATCAGGCTTCGCTCTACTTTGTCGGTCGCAACTTCGGTAACCCACTTTTTTCTTTTCATCTCTGCACCTCTCCGATTCGATTTCAACATTCAATTTCGTGCTTGATTAAAAATTGACTGAGTTAAAGGGTATTTGATTTATACATCCGTTGATTGCTAGATTTCCAACCAAAATAGTCAACTatatactcttttttttttttttatgctcataaatgagattttttgttgaattttgtttatgATTTTAATAAGTTAGTCTACTGTTTGCTTGAATTTTGTTCATGATCATAGTTGTATACCTGCAAATTAGTCTACTGTTTACAAATTATATGAACCGGGTGAAGAATTGAaggtctatattttttttttagctttgttttgtttttttccaCTTTGTTTCATGTTTTTTGTTCCTGTCtatgttttctatttatttttggccctgtattttttaaataaatataggTGAAGAAAGTATCATAAAAGAAGGAAAAATTGATTCAAATGAGATAACGGATAACAATGACCATATGGATCAAGacccatctccatctagtgtaaaTGAAATCAAGCTCCCTGAGATTGGAATGACTTTTTTATCTGAAGAAGAAGTTCGTACTTTTTATAATTCCTATGCTCAGAATGTTGGTTTCGGTATTTGCAAATTAGGTGGTAGAAATGGAGATGATGGAAAGCAAAAATATTTCTCTATTGGATGTGCCAAAAATGGTAGAAAAGTATCTCAAGCAAAAAATGTTTTATACCCTCGACCTTCTACTAAGACGAATTGCAAAGCTAAGATTAATGTTGTTATTCGCAATGATGGAAGCTTTGTGATAACTAGTGTATGCCTTGATCATAATCATATTTTGAGCCCTGGAAAGTCACgacattttagatgtaataaagtattggattcagctacaaagagaaaattagaGTTAAATGATCAAGCTGAAATAACTTTATGTAAAAGTTTTCAATCATTTGTAGTTGAGGCTGGAGGCTATGAGAATTTAGCatttgatgagagaaagtgtagaaattaattatatttcAGAAGTTAGAAGGTTGAGGTTAGGGGATGGAGATGCTGAAGCTTTAAGTAATTATTTTTGTCGCATGCAAAGTAGGAACTCTAACTTTTTTTAtgtgcttgatttagatgggGAATCTCGAATAAGAAATATTTTTTGGGCAGATACAAGATGTAGGGCTGCATATGAATACTTTTCTGATGTCGTGACTTTTGATACAACCTATTTGactaatagttatgacatgtCATTTGCTCCATTTATTGGGGTGAATCATCATGGTCAATCTATTTTGCTAGGATGTGGATTATTATCAAGTGAAGACTCAGCAACTTTCATATGGTTGTTCAAATCTTGGTTGTCATGTATGCTCGGACGTGCTCCAAAGGCTATAATCACAGACCAATGTCGCGCCATGGCAATTACAATTGAAGAAGTATTTCCGAATTCGCATCATCGTCTGTGTCTTTGGCATATCATGAAAAAACTTCCAGCAAAATTAGGTGGCCATGCTCAATACAAAACGATAAAGAAACAATTGAAGAACATTGTTTATAACTCTCTTACAATTGATGAGTGTGATGAAAATTGGTTGAAAATGATTGAGGAGTTTAATTTGGAGAACAATGATTGGTTGAAATCTTTGCATAAAGAACGGAATAGATGGATACCTGTATATGTTAAAGATAAGTTTTGGGCAGGTATGTCCACATCTCAAAGAAGTGAAAGTATGAATGCATTTTTTGATGACTACATTCATTCTAAAACATCCTTGAAGCAATTTGTTGAGCAGTATGATAGTGCTTTGAAGAAGAAGATTGAGAATGAAAAACATAtggattttgtttcttttaattctATAATGCCAGTTATTCTTGGTCATCCTATTGAAAGACAATTTCAAAATGCTTACACAaacaacttatttaagttgttccaagatGAAATTAGGGGGTTGATGTTTTGCAATGCCTCTTTGTTGAAAGAAGAAGGGACAACTTTAGTATTTGAAGTAGTAGAAACTATGTTGGGAAAGAATGGAGAACCTGTAAGAGAAGTTTCCTTTAGGGTACATTACACGGAGTTACATTGCCAATTGAAGTGTGTGTGCCGTCTATTTGAGTTTCGGGGAATTTTATGTAGGCATGTGATCAATGTGTTGATAAGAATGAAGGTGATTGAGGttcctatgaattatattatggaccGATGGCGCAAAGATATTAAGCGTGGTTATCAAAGTATCAGTAACATCTATGATGATTATGGTTGTGATGGAGAAAGACATCGGTATAATATTCTCACTCCATTGATACAAGAGGTTCAACAACTTGGCACAAAAAATGACAACAGTTGTTCAGTTTTGGTGGAAATGTTGAAAGACACGAAGGAAAAATTGATTGCTATTGATTTTGAGCATTCAAGGGCTGAACAATTGAAAGAAGTATCTACATCCGGTGCAAAAGCGATACATTCTCCATTAAAagtaagatctcgaggtcatccACCTACAAAGAGGAAACAATCTAAGGTTGAACAAATTATGAAGAAATCAATTGCAAAGGCCCGAAAGAAGGTAAATGATACATATAATAGATACCTAAAATAATTGTGTGGTCTTGTTTTAgctagtttaaatttttttttctatgatATATGATGGGTTGAAATCACTGCAGGGAGTTGCTGGTTCTGAAGCTTGTTCTGAAACTATTGTATGACCTGCTGTTCTGAAATCACTACAGGGAGTTGATTGGTGGCTGATTGCTTGTAGTCTATGTCAATATCAATTTGCATATTTTGGTTTCTGTTTTCCTTTTGCATAATTGCTATCCTATTAGCCGATTCTTTCAATTTGCAGCTTGCTGTCCTGAGTAAAGTTCTGCTGGAGCTTCTATGATATATGAGGGTTGAACCTGCTGCAGGGAGTTACTGGGTCTGAAGATTTTTCTGAAGTTGTTGTCTGACCTGCATATGTAACTGGAGCCTAGTtcattgttgtttttttttttttgcataattgTTGAGCTCGTATGTATATGTATCTGGAGTCTTTTTAGATTTGGAGTTACTTTGATGGAATTGGCATAGCTTACTTGTAATGTGAAAGTGTTATTCTAGCTTCTATCTAGAGTCTATGGAAGTGTTATTCTAGCTTAATTTGGAGTTACATTAAATAAATCTTTATTCTGCTGTTGAAAATTGAGCCCCTGATTTGCATGGATGAGTTGCTCCATCACTGATTCACGAGAAAGATTGCTAGAATATTTCTGAGACtcattcaaaattttcttttttgaaatATATAACATGATTACATGAGGTTTCTGTTAGGaccttgcagtgaaatacagcataaagggcaaTGGTACGAtacatgttgtggatcggtcaacagaccgatccatagccttccggaccgatcaggacatatcctgatcggtctgggatgagtctgatcggtctatggGCCGATCAGCTTGtgcgtggatcggtccacagaccgatcccccttatcgctttgagtcccagcgcATCCCatcgcttctttctgatcggtctgtagaccgatcagataacccacagaatgcttctgtgtggttactgatcggtccacagaccgatcagataacccacagaaactttctgtgtggttactgatcggtcaccagaccgatcagtgaatccttagtatcactggatcggtctgcagaccgatccagtgctcaTGTGGGTTTTGGTGGTTTCCAGCCCGAAACCCTAAGgtcttcctgatctagagaacgagctaccgagccctctccgacttccacgtccggtccagagaacgagctaccgagccctctctgacctagtccgaagaacgagctaccgagccctctctgacctagtccggagaacgagctaccgagccctctccgactacgtccggtccagagaacgagctcccaagccctctctgacctagtccggagaacgagctaccgagccctctccgactacacgtgccaagtatccatacttggatttttcctctccacatgatcaacctttaTCATTGAtcaattaatatctgatacaaatttAAATCAGTGTCAATCATCAAGACAActgccaggtcagactgtatcaacagtttCTTGTCTGTTTGAACCCATGCCAGATGGGAGAACTGGAAAGGAAAATATAACATGATTACATGAGGTTAAATACAAATTTAACCATAGCATAATACTAATTCACATAATCACTGCAGAAGCAAAACTCattatttcttttttccttcctTTGTTCTGTCATCGAAATCTCATCTTGGAAACTATTATTTCAGAACAAGCAATGTAGAATTAAGGGGCTAAGTAaccaaagaaacaaaaacaagcaGAACTAAGGCACCAGTTCTGATAGCAGCAAGGAAAGGAAGCCTGTGGAAATTAGACAACGTGACATCCATGCTGAGACAAATCATTTGCATTTTGCACATAAGTGGTTCACAAAAGTGATTGGCACAGAAGGTGGATAGTCTTTGGGGAGTCTCAGGTATGAGCATGCACACTACAAGCTATGGAATTCTACTATGGTAAAGGCAAATAACTAACTGCTAATAACAATATTGGGTCAAGGAAAAAAAAGTAGAGAATGGAGATCATAGAAAGCCTCACCTATGGTACGTCATAACCAGGAAATTTTAGTCGCCTAATATTTTAAGGTATGTTGGAAAAAGTATTGTACGTAACAAAAATATTGAGAATTGAAaagctaaaattttaatattggtCTTTCTTCAGAGTCAATGAACAGCCATATAGCAGCATCCCACCATGCTGATAGAGTTAAGCTAGGTTGGGCAAAACACACTAATTAGAATCAAGAAGCATGAATGGATAGTACATACATTACTAAATCAATGGCATCACATAAATTATTACCACAGTATTAGCATAACCATCACATAAATTATACAAGAGGAATGATTCTCAAATCAATGGCATCACATAGAACACAAACATTACTTAACACAAACATTACAATATCCAAATGAATTAACAGCCAAAACATTACAACACAAACATTACTTAACAGCTTGTACATTACAACGCAAACATTACTTAACACTAACTAAACAGATGAACTAACAACCCAATCTAGATTACGACACAGAGAATCAAGTTCACCGTCACTAATATCCAAATAAATTTTGGTACATTGATTATTCTTTGATTATGCCCATGAGAAGCATGGTGTTCACTTTCAATTTTGCAGGATGAAGTAGTATCAGTCGTCACCCACTTTTGCCATCCATGTTGCCCACATCTGTAATAGTATCTTCCAGGATTTTTGTTTGATTTAGAAACACACACCATTGTTCTTTCTCCGCATTCCCTACATGTTACATGTTGAAATCTTGTATTGTCGATGTTGCTGTAACTTGATTCAGCCATGAAATAACAACCTAATAAAAGGGCAAATCAATAATACCTTTTGGATATTAGCAATCAAAAGGAGCAGTGAATTCGAAGGTAAATCCACATATTCAAATACTATGGTCAATTCTAAATATGATTATGAGTTTATATTGAAGAAAAAACTTTCATTTCACATTACTACCGCAAATATATTTTCCTTCTTTGTTATTGATAAATCTACAACATTCTTCAAGAACCTAAGCATTTTAAGAACTTGAACTGAACATTTTAAGAACATGACCCTAAACAATTTAAGAACCTGAACATTGTAAGAATTTTAAGAACATGACCCTAAACAATTTAAAAACCTGAACATTGTAAGAACTTGAACATTGTAAGAACAATTTAAGAACCTGACCAATTTAAGAACCTGAACATTGTAAGAACCATGAAGCgccgaagaagaagaacaacaaaTGGAATAGAAGTTGATTACCTCAAAGAGTGCTCACTGCTCCTTGTCTGCTGGTGCTATTACTTCACCCCGTAGCTAGGTCTGCTGGTGCTATTACTTCAACAAAAAATCGAGGTGCAGAGATGAAAAGAAAAAAGTGGGTTACCGAAGTTGCGACCGACAAAGTAGAGCGAAGCCTGATTTCACACAAAACTTGATGTGCTATAACTTGCTGGTTGGTGCTCAAACTCAAATTGCTCCTTGTCTGCTGGTGCTAAGgaagagggaagaagaaggaggagttaGGGCATGCAAATGGAGCAAAAACGTGAACtgtgaaaaaaaagaaagaaaactcaCTAGGAGTAAGAGGAAGGAGAACGCGAGGCTACGGCCGAAGAAGTTAGGGCGCGAAGGGGACGGGCTTCGCTTCTCTCTTCTCGAAGGGGAACTCAGAAACGCTCGCGaaagagggaggaggaggaggaactgAGTTAGGGCAGGGGAGGAAGCGACGGGCTTCGCTTCTCTCTTCTCGAAAGGGAACTCAGAAGCGGCTCGGGAGCTTCGCGAAGGAGAATCG from Zingiber officinale cultivar Zhangliang chromosome 4B, Zo_v1.1, whole genome shotgun sequence includes:
- the LOC121976824 gene encoding calcium-dependent protein kinase 20-like, producing MGNCCATPAVLDSTSEVQRKKPNPYAINPNRESQHRPGLEVLKHPTGRDIKSRYDLGRELGRGEFGVTYLCTDRQTGEHFACKSISKKKLRTAIDIEDVRREVEIMKHLQEHPNIVKLKDTYEDSDAVHIVMELCEGGELFDRIVAKGHFTERAAAMVIKTIIEVVQNCHKQGVIHRDLKPENFLFGNKKENAPLKAIDFGLSIFFSPGQCFNEIVGSPYYMAPEVLKRKYGPEIDVWSAGVILYILLCGVPPFWAETEQGIAQAIIRSAIDFKREPWPKVSANAKDLVRRMLDPNPKTRLTAQQVLDHPWLQNANKAPNVNLGETVRARLQQFSVMNKFKKKALRVIAEHLSVEEIADIKEMFENMDINKKGQINFDELKYGLRKLGHQVADSDVKALLEAADTDGNGFLDYGEFVAVSIHLRKIGNDEHLQRAFGYFDKNKSGYIEIEELKSCLSDDLGLNHEEVINAIIRDVDTDKDGKISYEEFAAMMKAGTDWRKASRQYSRERFNSLSAKLMRDGSFLLKSEK